The Dietzia sp. ANT_WB102 region TTGCGCGGGGAGGCGATGCACGGCGCCGCCACCAACGGTGTCGTCTCGCGGTCGGTCCGCGACACCGCTGCGATGCTGGACGTTCTGAAGGGCGGGGAGCCGGGCGGCCCGTACGTTCCCGCCACGCCGACTGAGTCGTTCCTCTCACAGGTCGGAGCGGACCCGGGTCGGCTGCGGATCGGGGTCTGTACCGCGTCGTCGATCAATTCGGAACCCCATCCGGAGGCCCTCACTGCAGTCGAGAACGCTGCCAGAAAGCTTGAGGAGCTCGGACATCACGTGGAGATCCTGGACGCACAGCCCGTCGACGACCTCGCGTTGGCACGAGATTTCCTCACTAGTTGGTTCGCGTATCTCGCGTGGTCGGTCGAGGACACCAAACGCCGGACGGGGTGCGCCGACCGCGACTTCGAGACGGATACGCGGATCGTGGCGGCACTCGGCAGGGCGCAGAGCAGCGTGGATTACCTCGACGCCGTGATGCGGCGGGACCAGTACGTTCGCGAACTGACCACCTTCTTCGACGGTTACGACTTGCTCATGACGCCGACGCTGGCCGACCTACCGCCTCGCATCGGCGCTCTCGACACCCCGCCGCTGGCACGCCGCGGAGCGGCCGCGTTGCTCGCGACGCGGACAGCATCACTGCTGCGCCACTCGGGTTTCGTGGAGTCACTCATCAATGCCAACCTCAGCTGGGTGCCGTATACGCAGTTGGCCAACTTGACCGGTCGGCCGGCGATGTCGCTCCCGCTGCATTGGACTTCGCTAGGCGTACCCATGGGAGTGCACTTCACCGCGCAGCTCG contains the following coding sequences:
- a CDS encoding amidase yields the protein MRFDEFRSHDALGLAALVRRREATPVDLLDTAVQRADSVNPGLNAIVHRMDGTARDRVAGDLTGPFAGVPFLLKDLGQDYAGSPTSGGSRPLAGVPAVEHATVVQRWLDAGLVIFGKTNTPEFGAKGVTEPELFGPARNPWDISRSPGGSSGGSAAAVAAGIVPVAGASDGGGSIRIPAACCGLVGLKPGRGLVPMGPLRGEAMHGAATNGVVSRSVRDTAAMLDVLKGGEPGGPYVPATPTESFLSQVGADPGRLRIGVCTASSINSEPHPEALTAVENAARKLEELGHHVEILDAQPVDDLALARDFLTSWFAYLAWSVEDTKRRTGCADRDFETDTRIVAALGRAQSSVDYLDAVMRRDQYVRELTTFFDGYDLLMTPTLADLPPRIGALDTPPLARRGAAALLATRTASLLRHSGFVESLINANLSWVPYTQLANLTGRPAMSLPLHWTSLGVPMGVHFTAQLGGEATLLRLAGQLEQSSPWSDRNPALSDC